The Saccharopolyspora gloriosae genome window below encodes:
- a CDS encoding TNT domain-containing protein (This protein contains a domain related to Tuberculosis Necrotizing Toxin, which is the C-terminal effector domain of outer membrane channel protein CpnT, and which has a lethal NAD+-glycohydrolase activity.) — MSRPTAISPEEQEQIARRIGVLLLQAAPEDWQQITVEYRATGEYQDLLGEVAAQDGGTEPWEPPEELWAIFEHLREGMYRPDVGTWLSALYVVERPSSYRIDINFDAEPQWQRPLPRAAYVDELRRYPRTDDNVPDWMRGKLDAATAPADPAGPGPAQQQAPAPQAPAAQAPVAPQPTGQVPAAQERPAPEQAGPELPVREPSRPEQHAPEQAPAFGAAAEQARPEPPETSTSDEPGAGFRTALVFDDFDEQGRPLVATRAPVHQDEVGALRHYLENAPIVLASRDNDDDLLDPNAPASVPSTWHTDGVWVWPGAVPYYLVQYGVPPQPELVEHVRSRRFALAEVDDRTRDAAVRELFDQPDFDQADATGQAGYDDQATGETPRVEEDFAVRLPAPAQAREDSPAESWQDAPADANAFAAPRPDTGFAASTPLLTHRDELSEQAPAEADLPLLTHDSEPLIDHDAERVEQAPAGLDLGDADEEPGSRHGVDADEDLDETQAILARLHDRLTELGVDGHEYRIGSHSADARCLLRDEPGWVVTAGEDDLHGDLHFEHADQAAAFLLGSLLLSSTAPLPAAEDQRRRSLPEAAVDAPEVPEPSAPEPDVARAAEPEAEAPAAVGGAALVSGAAAGFAASSDERSGSGGSGGFAAFGSTPESPADGLFKDHREEPDDAAAKPAEFETAGAESGPAEDRSAGAQREAANAEPDAGAEAQRAPIGDLPRRGSTPPEPAQRQPEAGTGGHFLFTANQGPAEAESADGGDFQTAAAPDAEATRFQPLPTVQPGSNVNGAAPNGAASNGAAPNGFAPTPQGPGQGQAPQGPGGPQGPGPQQGPGGQQAPANQPLPQRGGPRPEQDPAGRPPAGGPGPQGPHGGPGAAPTGGAERRPGPPGPGMAGPPRQGPGPQGPQGEPQGRPGGPIKRPPQNGPGEQQQQPHPQQQQQPAGNIQPLRGEPPLTLYRDRRTLVLQPGTELDRFGDPAGNVTYAAHTPYSQRSLPPQWSTRQYAAFRVQRPVQALRGTAVPWFEQPGGGTAYVLPGSVNDLLADGTLQEINDAQRPPNE, encoded by the coding sequence ATGTCGCGTCCGACAGCGATCAGTCCGGAAGAGCAGGAACAGATAGCCCGCAGGATCGGCGTCCTGCTGTTGCAGGCCGCACCTGAGGACTGGCAGCAGATCACGGTCGAGTACCGCGCCACGGGCGAGTACCAGGATCTGCTCGGGGAGGTCGCCGCCCAGGACGGGGGCACCGAACCGTGGGAGCCGCCCGAAGAACTATGGGCGATCTTCGAGCACCTCCGCGAGGGCATGTACCGGCCCGATGTGGGTACCTGGCTCAGCGCGCTCTACGTGGTGGAGCGGCCGTCGAGCTACCGCATCGACATCAACTTCGACGCCGAGCCGCAGTGGCAGCGCCCGCTGCCGCGCGCCGCGTACGTCGACGAGCTGCGCCGCTACCCGCGCACCGACGACAACGTGCCGGACTGGATGCGGGGGAAGCTGGACGCCGCGACCGCCCCGGCGGACCCGGCCGGTCCCGGACCGGCCCAGCAGCAGGCGCCCGCCCCCCAGGCGCCGGCCGCGCAGGCTCCGGTCGCACCGCAGCCGACGGGACAGGTGCCCGCCGCCCAGGAACGCCCCGCCCCGGAACAGGCCGGGCCCGAGCTGCCGGTGCGGGAACCGTCCCGTCCCGAGCAGCACGCCCCGGAGCAGGCTCCCGCGTTCGGCGCCGCCGCCGAGCAGGCCCGCCCCGAGCCGCCCGAAACGTCCACTTCGGACGAACCGGGCGCCGGGTTCCGCACGGCGCTGGTGTTCGACGACTTCGACGAGCAGGGGCGCCCGCTGGTGGCGACCCGCGCGCCGGTGCACCAGGACGAGGTCGGCGCGCTGCGCCACTACCTGGAGAACGCGCCGATCGTGCTCGCCTCGCGCGACAACGACGACGACCTGCTCGACCCGAACGCGCCCGCATCGGTGCCCTCCACCTGGCACACCGACGGCGTGTGGGTGTGGCCGGGCGCGGTCCCGTACTACCTGGTGCAGTACGGCGTGCCGCCGCAGCCGGAGCTCGTCGAGCACGTCCGCTCCCGCCGGTTCGCCCTCGCCGAGGTCGACGACCGCACTCGGGACGCGGCCGTGCGCGAGCTGTTCGACCAGCCGGACTTCGACCAGGCCGACGCGACCGGCCAAGCCGGCTACGACGACCAGGCCACCGGCGAGACGCCGCGCGTGGAGGAGGACTTCGCGGTGCGGCTGCCCGCGCCCGCCCAGGCGCGCGAGGACTCCCCGGCCGAGTCGTGGCAGGACGCCCCCGCCGACGCGAACGCGTTCGCGGCTCCCCGCCCCGACACCGGCTTCGCGGCGAGCACTCCGCTGCTCACCCACCGCGACGAGCTCTCCGAGCAGGCCCCGGCCGAGGCGGACCTGCCGCTGCTCACCCACGATTCGGAGCCGCTGATCGACCACGACGCGGAACGCGTCGAGCAGGCTCCGGCCGGGCTGGACCTGGGCGACGCGGACGAGGAACCCGGGTCGCGCCACGGCGTCGACGCCGACGAGGACCTCGACGAGACGCAGGCGATCCTGGCGCGGCTGCACGACCGGCTCACCGAGCTGGGCGTCGACGGCCACGAGTACCGCATCGGCAGCCACTCCGCCGACGCGCGCTGCCTGCTGCGCGACGAACCCGGCTGGGTCGTCACCGCGGGCGAGGACGACCTGCACGGCGACCTGCACTTCGAGCACGCCGATCAGGCGGCGGCGTTCCTGCTCGGCAGCCTGCTGCTGTCCAGCACGGCGCCGCTGCCCGCCGCCGAGGACCAGCGGCGGCGTTCGCTGCCGGAGGCCGCGGTGGACGCGCCGGAGGTTCCGGAACCGTCCGCGCCCGAGCCCGACGTGGCCCGCGCCGCGGAGCCGGAAGCCGAGGCCCCCGCCGCCGTCGGCGGTGCCGCGCTGGTCTCCGGTGCCGCCGCGGGATTCGCCGCCTCGTCCGACGAGCGCAGCGGTTCCGGCGGGTCCGGCGGGTTCGCCGCGTTCGGCAGCACGCCCGAATCCCCTGCCGACGGCCTCTTCAAGGACCACCGGGAGGAGCCGGACGACGCCGCGGCCAAGCCCGCCGAGTTCGAGACCGCGGGTGCCGAGTCCGGCCCGGCGGAGGACCGCTCGGCAGGCGCTCAGCGCGAAGCGGCGAACGCCGAACCGGACGCGGGGGCCGAGGCCCAGCGCGCCCCGATCGGTGACCTGCCTCGCCGCGGCAGCACCCCGCCCGAGCCGGCGCAGCGCCAGCCCGAGGCGGGCACCGGCGGGCACTTCCTGTTCACCGCGAACCAGGGACCGGCCGAGGCGGAATCCGCCGACGGCGGCGACTTCCAGACCGCCGCCGCTCCCGACGCGGAGGCGACCCGGTTCCAGCCGCTGCCGACGGTGCAGCCCGGCTCGAACGTCAACGGCGCCGCCCCCAACGGCGCGGCCTCCAACGGCGCGGCGCCGAACGGTTTCGCCCCGACCCCGCAGGGCCCCGGTCAAGGCCAGGCGCCGCAGGGTCCGGGCGGACCGCAGGGCCCCGGCCCGCAGCAAGGCCCCGGTGGCCAGCAGGCACCGGCGAACCAGCCGTTGCCGCAGCGCGGCGGTCCGCGCCCCGAGCAGGACCCGGCCGGACGCCCGCCCGCGGGCGGCCCCGGACCGCAGGGCCCGCACGGCGGCCCGGGTGCCGCTCCGACCGGGGGCGCCGAGCGCCGTCCCGGCCCGCCCGGACCCGGCATGGCCGGTCCGCCGCGGCAGGGACCGGGCCCGCAGGGACCGCAGGGCGAGCCGCAGGGCCGCCCCGGCGGGCCGATCAAGCGCCCGCCGCAGAACGGCCCGGGTGAGCAGCAGCAGCAGCCGCACCCCCAGCAACAGCAGCAGCCGGCCGGGAACATCCAGCCGCTGCGCGGCGAACCGCCGTTGACGCTGTACCGGGACCGGCGGACCCTCGTGCTGCAGCCCGGCACCGAGCTGGACCGCTTCGGCGACCCGGCGGGCAACGTCACCTACGCCGCGCACACGCCGTACAGCCAGCGTTCGCTGCCGCCGCAGTGGTCCACCCGCCAGTACGCGGCGTTCCGCGTGCAGCGGCCGGTGCAGGCGCTGCGCGGCACGGCGGTCCCGTGGTTCGAGCAGCCCGGCGGCGGCACCGCCTACGTGCTGCCCGGTTCGGTGAACGACCTCCTCGCCGACGGCACCTTGCAGGAGATCAACGACGCCCAGCGCCCACCGAACGAATAA
- a CDS encoding pentapeptide repeat-containing protein → MAEAQRTIGEDFTDAVLTGAEWDGREFEQCDFTDADLGALRTRNCVFTECTFTRTDFAESRHRATAFRSCRFTRAVLRDSSFDGCSLLGSSFVDCRLRQWVLRETDLTLAGMGRADLRKVDLRGIRFREANLSEADLRRCDLRDADLVGARLLGTKLDDADLRGARIDADGLAQSSLTGARVDMQTALAFATSMGLRVE, encoded by the coding sequence ATGGCAGAGGCGCAACGCACCATCGGCGAGGATTTCACCGACGCGGTCCTGACCGGTGCGGAATGGGACGGCCGGGAATTCGAGCAGTGCGATTTCACCGACGCCGACCTCGGCGCGTTGCGCACGCGCAACTGCGTGTTCACCGAATGCACCTTCACCCGCACCGATTTCGCCGAGTCGCGGCATCGGGCGACCGCCTTCCGATCGTGCCGGTTCACCCGCGCGGTGCTGCGCGATTCCAGCTTCGACGGGTGCAGCCTGCTCGGATCGTCGTTCGTGGACTGCAGATTGCGGCAGTGGGTGCTGCGCGAGACGGACCTGACGCTGGCCGGGATGGGCCGCGCCGACCTGCGCAAGGTCGACCTGCGCGGCATCCGGTTCCGGGAGGCCAACCTCAGCGAAGCCGACCTGCGCCGCTGCGACCTCCGGGACGCGGACCTGGTCGGCGCGCGGCTGCTCGGCACGAAGCTCGACGACGCCGACCTGCGCGGAGCCCGCATCGACGCGGACGGCCTAGCGCAGAGCTCCCTCACCGGAGCACGAGTAGACATGCAAACAGCCCTAGCCTTCGCCACGTCGATGGGGCTTCGCGTGGAGTGA
- a CDS encoding universal stress protein, which yields MAEGDKTEREFEIGKDGLGGIVVGMDGSPASFHAAAWAAGLARRERARLVLVYVEAVGGVAYWSPMGVAVASEAAESLVEELKKEVVAHLRYIDIDWDFVHHRGDPAVGLEQVAEQYRADLIVVGRSRRRGGLLGTVPATLVVEAVRPVVVVP from the coding sequence GTGGCCGAAGGCGACAAGACCGAGCGTGAGTTCGAAATCGGGAAAGACGGGCTGGGCGGCATCGTCGTCGGAATGGACGGCAGCCCCGCGAGCTTCCACGCCGCCGCGTGGGCGGCCGGACTGGCCCGTCGCGAACGCGCGCGCCTGGTCCTGGTGTACGTCGAGGCGGTGGGCGGGGTGGCCTACTGGTCCCCGATGGGGGTCGCGGTGGCCAGCGAAGCCGCCGAAAGCCTCGTCGAGGAGTTGAAGAAGGAGGTCGTGGCGCACCTGCGCTACATCGACATCGACTGGGACTTCGTGCACCACCGCGGTGATCCGGCGGTGGGCCTGGAGCAGGTCGCCGAGCAGTACCGGGCCGACCTGATCGTCGTGGGCCGGTCCCGGCGGCGCGGCGGACTCCTCGGCACCGTTCCCGCGACGCTCGTCGTGGAAGCGGTGCGTCCCGTGGTGGTCGTTCCGTAA
- a CDS encoding ArgE/DapE family deacylase → MTTYRSSFEHGESAHSEVERRALDAVDLDGILQDLRELVAIPSVGGTTGEQDAQQWCADRLRGLGHRVDHWRIDLDELTAQPGFPGQEAQRDAAYGCVGVAGDGDPALVFCGHTDVVPPGDLDRWPDRDPYALRVRDGIAAGRGTCDMKGGIAAFLGALQALRTAGISLRRPVGVHAVVGEEDGGLGAFATLRRGHRAAACVLAEPSGGTIVAANGGSLTFRLEISGQSTHGSTRLRGVNAVDGLAGLLPALRELEARRNADPDPLVAHLELPYPLSVGVVRAGDWASTVPDLAVAEGRYGVRLDEDLAQAKEEFTTAIARACADDPWFAEHPVRVSWPGGVFASGRLPKGHPLLEETRGAVLDAGGAEPAVLGAPYGTDLRQYAAAGVPTLQFGPGDIGYAHAHDEQVSVAELEQVARTYVLLALRRCGTT, encoded by the coding sequence GTGACGACCTATCGCAGCAGCTTCGAGCACGGCGAATCCGCGCACTCCGAGGTCGAGCGCCGGGCGCTGGACGCGGTCGACCTCGACGGAATCCTCCAGGACCTGCGGGAACTCGTCGCCATCCCCAGCGTCGGCGGCACCACCGGCGAGCAGGACGCGCAGCAGTGGTGCGCCGACCGGCTCCGCGGCCTCGGGCACCGGGTGGACCACTGGCGGATCGATCTCGACGAGCTCACCGCGCAGCCCGGCTTCCCCGGTCAGGAAGCGCAGCGGGACGCGGCCTACGGGTGCGTCGGCGTCGCGGGCGACGGTGATCCGGCGCTGGTGTTCTGCGGGCACACCGACGTCGTGCCGCCCGGCGACCTGGATCGCTGGCCCGATCGCGACCCGTACGCGCTGCGCGTGCGCGACGGCATCGCCGCCGGGCGCGGTACCTGCGACATGAAGGGCGGCATCGCGGCGTTCCTCGGCGCGCTGCAAGCGCTGCGCACGGCGGGGATCTCGCTGCGGCGGCCCGTCGGGGTGCACGCGGTGGTCGGCGAGGAGGACGGCGGGCTCGGCGCGTTCGCGACCTTGCGGCGCGGGCACCGGGCCGCGGCGTGCGTGCTCGCCGAACCCAGCGGGGGCACCATCGTCGCCGCCAACGGCGGATCGCTCACGTTCCGGCTGGAGATCAGCGGTCAGAGCACGCACGGCTCCACCCGGCTGCGCGGGGTGAACGCCGTCGACGGGCTGGCCGGGCTGCTGCCCGCGCTGCGGGAGCTGGAGGCGCGGCGCAACGCCGACCCGGACCCGCTCGTCGCGCACCTGGAACTGCCGTACCCGCTGTCGGTGGGTGTGGTCCGGGCCGGGGACTGGGCCAGCACGGTGCCCGACCTCGCCGTCGCCGAGGGCCGGTACGGGGTGCGGCTGGACGAGGACCTCGCGCAGGCGAAGGAGGAGTTCACCACCGCCATCGCGCGGGCCTGCGCCGACGACCCGTGGTTCGCGGAGCACCCGGTGCGGGTGAGCTGGCCCGGCGGCGTGTTCGCCAGCGGGCGGCTACCGAAGGGGCATCCGCTGCTGGAGGAGACCCGCGGCGCGGTGCTCGACGCCGGTGGCGCCGAGCCCGCGGTGCTGGGCGCCCCGTACGGCACCGACCTCCGGCAGTACGCCGCGGCCGGCGTCCCGACGCTGCAGTTCGGCCCCGGCGACATCGGCTACGCCCACGCCCACGACGAGCAGGTCTCCGTGGCCGAGCTGGAGCAGGTGGCGCGCACCTACGTCCTGCTCGCCCTCCGCCGCTGCGGCACGACCTGA
- a CDS encoding error-prone DNA polymerase, whose product MSWFNPPQSWSELEKALSGKGTLPRDESFPGDGGDSPAWTRARAPYAGGGEPAVAAVPYAELHAHSHFSFLDGASYPEELVAEAARLGLESVALTDHDGMYGVVRFAEAAAEHGMRTLFGSELSLGPAGGRASGRTGEPDPPDRHLLVLARDPAGYGRLCRAISTAQLRGQEKGRPQYDLAELAAEAAGHWLVLTGCRKGAVRSAWESGGMSAASAELDRLVALFGADNVAVELTDHGAPEDSVRNDALYELARRHDLRAVASTAAHLATPSRERVASVLAAIRARSSLDAMDGWLPPSAAAHLRSGAEMERRFARYPGVVAAAAELGRECAFDLRLVAPRLPPFDVPPGRTEAGHLRELTMRGALDRYGPPQRSPAAYRQLEHELAVIEQLDFPGYFLVVQDIVRFCQEQDILCQGRGSAANSAVCFALRITNADPVRYELLFERFLAPERDGPPDIDLDIESDRREEVIQYVYRKHGRTHAAQVANVISYRPKSAVRDVARALGHSPGQQDAWSKQVESWHELPPDDEIPSQVTELANALIGFPRHLGIHSGGMVLCHQPVSEVCPVEWARMPGRTVLQWDKDDCAAAGLVKFDLLGLGMLSALHYAIDLVAEHHGRRVDLGELDLADDAVYEMLRRADAIGVFQVESRAQLATLPRLKPREFYDLVVEVALIRPGPIQGGSVHPYIRRRNGLEEWEYEHPLMEGALAKTLGVPLFQEQLMQLAVDVAGFSAAEADELRRAMGAKRSGERMRRLRDRLFEGMAANGIGEELGERVYARLLAFANYGFPESHALSFALLVFASAWFKRYYPAAFCSALLKAQPMGFYSPQSLAADARRHGVRVFGPDVNASRVRADLEADPESDGGKAVRLGLASVRTVGEGVAERLVAERAEHGPFADLVDVARRVSLTAPQMEALATAGAFGCFGLSRREALWNAAAAAGDRPDRLPGTTVTAAAPVLPGMDGVELAAADVWATGVSPDSFPVQFLRSRLDELGAVPAAGLSDVEHGSRVLVGGAVTHRQRPATAGGITFLNMEDETGMINVVCSPGLWARYRSVARGSAALLVRGTVERTEGVVNLRADRLQRLDMRVPSTSRDFC is encoded by the coding sequence GTGAGCTGGTTCAATCCGCCGCAGTCCTGGTCGGAACTGGAAAAGGCGTTGTCCGGCAAGGGAACCCTGCCACGCGACGAGTCCTTCCCCGGCGACGGCGGGGACAGCCCGGCCTGGACCCGGGCCCGCGCGCCCTACGCGGGCGGCGGTGAACCCGCCGTCGCGGCGGTGCCGTACGCCGAACTGCACGCGCACTCGCACTTCAGCTTCCTCGACGGCGCGAGCTACCCGGAGGAACTGGTCGCCGAAGCGGCCCGGCTCGGGCTGGAATCGGTGGCGCTGACCGACCACGACGGCATGTACGGGGTGGTGCGCTTCGCGGAGGCCGCCGCCGAACACGGCATGCGCACCCTGTTCGGCTCCGAGCTGAGCCTCGGCCCGGCGGGCGGGCGGGCGAGCGGGCGCACCGGGGAACCGGACCCGCCGGACCGGCACCTGCTGGTGCTGGCCCGCGACCCGGCGGGCTACGGCCGGTTGTGCCGGGCGATCAGCACCGCGCAGCTGCGCGGGCAGGAGAAGGGCCGGCCGCAGTACGACTTGGCGGAACTCGCCGCGGAGGCCGCGGGCCACTGGCTGGTGCTGACCGGCTGCCGCAAGGGCGCGGTGCGCTCGGCGTGGGAGTCCGGCGGGATGTCGGCGGCGTCGGCGGAACTGGACCGGTTGGTGGCGCTGTTCGGCGCGGACAACGTGGCGGTGGAGCTGACCGATCACGGAGCTCCGGAGGATTCGGTGCGCAACGACGCGCTGTACGAGCTGGCGCGGCGCCACGACCTGCGGGCGGTGGCGTCCACGGCGGCGCACCTGGCCACCCCCAGCCGGGAGCGGGTCGCGTCGGTGCTGGCGGCGATCCGCGCGCGCAGCAGCCTGGACGCGATGGACGGCTGGCTGCCGCCGTCGGCGGCGGCGCACCTGCGTTCCGGGGCGGAGATGGAGCGCCGGTTCGCCCGCTACCCGGGCGTGGTGGCCGCCGCCGCGGAACTGGGCCGGGAGTGCGCGTTCGACCTGCGCCTGGTGGCGCCGCGGCTGCCGCCGTTCGACGTCCCGCCGGGGCGCACCGAGGCGGGGCACCTGCGGGAGCTGACGATGCGGGGAGCGCTGGACCGCTACGGCCCGCCGCAGCGGAGCCCGGCCGCCTACCGGCAGCTGGAGCACGAGCTGGCGGTGATCGAACAGCTGGACTTCCCCGGTTATTTCCTGGTGGTGCAGGACATCGTGCGGTTCTGCCAGGAGCAGGACATCTTGTGCCAGGGCCGGGGTTCGGCGGCGAACTCGGCGGTGTGCTTCGCGCTGCGGATCACCAACGCGGACCCGGTGCGCTACGAGCTGCTGTTCGAGCGGTTCCTGGCGCCGGAGCGGGACGGCCCGCCGGACATCGACCTGGACATCGAGTCGGACCGCCGCGAAGAGGTGATCCAGTACGTCTACCGCAAGCACGGCCGCACGCACGCCGCGCAGGTGGCGAACGTGATCTCGTACCGGCCGAAGTCGGCGGTGCGCGACGTGGCGCGGGCGCTGGGGCATTCGCCGGGGCAGCAGGACGCGTGGAGCAAGCAGGTGGAGAGCTGGCACGAGCTGCCCCCGGACGACGAGATCCCGAGCCAGGTGACGGAGCTGGCGAACGCGCTCATCGGGTTCCCCCGGCACCTGGGCATCCACTCCGGCGGCATGGTGCTCTGCCACCAGCCGGTGAGCGAGGTGTGCCCGGTGGAGTGGGCGCGGATGCCGGGCCGCACGGTGCTGCAGTGGGACAAGGACGACTGCGCCGCGGCGGGCCTGGTGAAGTTCGACCTGCTGGGCCTGGGCATGCTCTCGGCGCTGCACTACGCGATCGACCTGGTCGCCGAGCACCACGGCCGCCGCGTCGACCTGGGTGAGCTGGACCTGGCCGACGACGCGGTGTACGAGATGCTGCGCCGCGCCGACGCGATCGGCGTGTTCCAGGTGGAGAGCCGGGCCCAGCTGGCGACGTTGCCGAGGTTGAAGCCGCGGGAGTTCTACGACCTGGTGGTGGAGGTGGCGCTGATCCGCCCCGGTCCGATCCAGGGCGGCTCGGTGCACCCCTACATCCGCCGCCGCAACGGCCTGGAGGAGTGGGAGTACGAGCACCCGCTGATGGAGGGCGCGCTGGCGAAGACCTTGGGCGTCCCGCTGTTCCAGGAGCAGCTGATGCAGCTGGCGGTGGACGTCGCGGGCTTCTCCGCGGCGGAGGCCGACGAGCTGCGCCGGGCGATGGGCGCGAAGCGCTCCGGGGAGCGGATGCGGCGGCTGCGGGACCGGTTGTTCGAGGGGATGGCGGCCAACGGCATCGGCGAGGAGCTGGGGGAGCGGGTGTACGCGCGGCTGCTGGCGTTCGCCAACTACGGCTTCCCGGAGAGCCACGCGTTGAGCTTCGCGCTGCTCGTGTTCGCCAGCGCCTGGTTCAAGCGCTACTACCCGGCGGCGTTCTGCTCGGCGTTGCTCAAGGCGCAGCCGATGGGGTTCTACTCGCCGCAGTCGCTGGCCGCGGACGCGCGCAGGCACGGGGTCCGGGTGTTCGGGCCGGACGTGAACGCGAGCCGGGTGCGGGCCGACCTGGAGGCGGACCCGGAGTCGGACGGTGGGAAGGCGGTGCGGCTGGGGTTGGCGTCGGTGCGCACCGTCGGCGAGGGCGTCGCGGAGCGGCTGGTGGCCGAGCGCGCCGAGCACGGCCCGTTCGCGGATCTGGTGGACGTGGCGCGGCGGGTGTCGTTGACGGCGCCGCAGATGGAGGCGCTGGCCACGGCGGGGGCGTTCGGCTGCTTCGGCTTGTCCCGCAGGGAGGCGTTGTGGAACGCGGCGGCCGCCGCCGGGGACCGTCCGGACCGGTTGCCGGGCACGACGGTGACGGCGGCGGCTCCGGTGCTGCCCGGCATGGACGGGGTGGAGCTGGCGGCCGCGGACGTGTGGGCGACGGGGGTGTCCCCGGACAGCTTCCCGGTGCAGTTCCTGCGTTCCCGGCTGGACGAGCTGGGGGCGGTCCCGGCCGCCGGTCTGTCCGATGTGGAGCACGGGAGCCGGGTGCTGGTCGGGGGTGCGGTGACGCACCGGCAGCGCCCGGCCACGGCGGGCGGCATCACCTTCCTGAACATGGAGGACGAGACCGGGATGATCAACGTGGTGTGCTCGCCGGGGCTGTGGGCGCGCTACCGCTCGGTGGCCCGCGGCAGTGCCGCGCTGCTGGTCCGCGGGACGGTGGAGCGCACCGAGGGCGTCGTGAACCTCCGAGCCGACCGCCTCCAGCGCCTCGACATGCGAGTCCCCTCCACCTCCCGAGACTTCTGCTGA
- a CDS encoding Y-family DNA polymerase — protein MRRFLVWCPDWPVVAAALADGLGPLAPAAVFSANRVLACSATARDAGVRRGMRRREAQGRCPELAVSEHDPARDARLFEPVVAAVEQLTPGVEIVRPGLVAVPARGPARYFGSEDAAAERLVDQVAARAGVECQVGAADGLFAGVLAARRGVLVAPGGSREFLAPLDIAEIDQPAQRLTTDRAELVDLLRRLGIRTLGEFAALVPGDVATRFGADALLAQRAARGEEERPPDRRRPPPELAVTERLDPPVDRVDAAAFAAKSLAERLHLLLGERGLACTRLGISARTENGEQLHRVWRCAEPLTPADTVDRVRWQLDGWLSARSREPRPTSGVAVLELCPEEVVGAGGLQLDLMRSATGAADARAGRAFVRVQGLLGPDQVLVGIPSGGRDARDRVTLVPWGAERRPQREPDRPWPGRIPAPSPSVLPESPWPATVLDAAGEPVRITSRLELTAPPHRVLVRGRARTVVGWAGPWPLRERWWDPPRGAPDAAGPAASASGAGPEVAGAGVSPGTVARMQVVLAPAGETGRAEPGTVAPVRNLPSGRAPQRPSPGRGHRHAEPAGPGAHDRGGRSSRPDDGSGAEFDANSPGSGATGGPQAAAGGDPDEQGEVALLLVHENDEWWVQGVYR, from the coding sequence CCGGGAAGCGCAGGGGCGGTGCCCGGAGCTCGCGGTGTCCGAGCACGACCCCGCGCGGGACGCGCGGCTGTTCGAGCCGGTCGTGGCGGCGGTGGAGCAGCTCACGCCCGGCGTGGAGATCGTGCGCCCGGGGCTGGTGGCGGTCCCGGCACGCGGGCCGGCGCGGTACTTCGGGTCGGAGGACGCCGCCGCGGAACGGCTGGTCGACCAGGTCGCCGCGCGAGCCGGGGTGGAATGCCAGGTGGGAGCGGCCGACGGGCTGTTCGCCGGAGTGCTCGCGGCTCGGCGCGGAGTGCTGGTGGCACCGGGCGGGAGCCGGGAGTTCCTCGCCCCGCTCGACATCGCCGAGATCGACCAGCCCGCGCAGCGGCTCACGACGGACCGGGCGGAACTGGTGGATCTGCTGCGCCGCTTGGGCATCCGCACGCTCGGCGAGTTCGCCGCGCTGGTGCCCGGTGACGTCGCGACCCGCTTCGGCGCCGATGCGCTGCTGGCTCAGCGCGCCGCGCGCGGCGAGGAAGAACGCCCGCCGGATCGGCGGCGCCCGCCGCCGGAGCTGGCGGTCACCGAGCGGCTGGATCCACCGGTGGACCGGGTGGACGCCGCCGCGTTCGCCGCGAAGTCGCTGGCGGAACGGCTGCACCTGCTGCTGGGCGAGCGCGGTCTCGCCTGCACGCGGCTGGGCATCTCGGCGCGGACCGAGAACGGCGAACAGCTGCACCGGGTGTGGCGGTGCGCGGAGCCGCTGACCCCGGCCGACACCGTGGACCGGGTGCGCTGGCAGCTCGACGGCTGGCTCAGCGCCCGCTCGCGGGAACCCCGCCCCACCTCAGGGGTGGCGGTGCTGGAGCTGTGCCCGGAGGAGGTCGTGGGCGCGGGCGGGCTCCAGCTGGACCTGATGCGCTCGGCCACCGGCGCAGCCGATGCTCGTGCGGGCAGGGCGTTCGTGCGCGTGCAAGGTCTGCTCGGCCCGGACCAGGTGCTGGTGGGAATCCCGTCCGGCGGCCGGGACGCGCGGGATCGGGTGACGCTGGTGCCGTGGGGCGCGGAGCGTCGCCCGCAGCGGGAACCGGATCGGCCGTGGCCGGGGCGGATTCCGGCGCCGTCGCCGTCGGTGCTGCCCGAGTCGCCGTGGCCCGCGACGGTCCTGGACGCGGCGGGAGAGCCGGTGCGGATCACCTCCCGGCTGGAGCTGACCGCACCGCCGCACCGGGTGCTGGTGCGGGGACGCGCGCGGACGGTGGTCGGCTGGGCCGGGCCGTGGCCGCTGCGGGAGCGCTGGTGGGACCCGCCTCGCGGCGCCCCGGACGCGGCGGGTCCGGCGGCGTCCGCCTCGGGTGCCGGGCCGGAGGTGGCGGGGGCAGGTGTCTCGCCGGGAACGGTGGCGCGGATGCAGGTCGTGCTGGCCCCGGCCGGGGAGACCGGCCGCGCGGAGCCGGGCACCGTCGCGCCGGTCCGGAACCTGCCGAGCGGTCGGGCCCCGCAGCGGCCGTCGCCCGGACGCGGGCACCGGCACGCGGAACCGGCCGGACCTGGTGCGCACGACCGGGGCGGCCGCTCCTCGCGCCCGGACGACGGGTCCGGGGCGGAGTTCGATGCGAACTCGCCTGGCTCCGGGGCCACCGGCGGGCCGCAGGCCGCGGCGGGCGGAGATCCCGATGAGCAGGGCGAAGTAGCCCTGCTGCTGGTGCACGAGAACGACGAGTGGTGGGTGCAAGGGGTGTACAGGTGA